From Thiovulum sp. ES:
GTGCTGAACTCCAACACTTTTATTTAAAAAATTTGGAATTAGTGCAAAAGAGGCATCATTTTTATAAATGTAAAAATCATTTAGATTTTGCTCTTTTTTGAAACTCTCAACAAGATTTTCAACTTCAAGGGAAATTTTCTTGTTTTCGCGAAAACTTTTGTTGTAAATATTTACATAGAAATTCTCAATATTTTTGACAATTGGACTCTTTTCACCCATATTTTTTGAAATAAAATTTTGGAAATCTGCTCGAATATCTTTTAAATTTGGAATAGATTTGTATTTTGTTTTCATTTCACTTTCCCAATCTCTATCAACTTCGCCATTTCGGATTAGTGTTCCTGAAAAATTCAAAACAGCATCACCTAAATGAAAATCTTTCCAAAAAATTG
This genomic window contains:
- a CDS encoding putative HAD superfamily hydrolase (PFAM: Sucrose-6F-phosphate phosphohydrolase~IMG reference gene:2508610894_SP); translated protein: MIKSDLLIFTDLDDTLISTTRKTDFSKNVETGAFGRDGKPSSHIYSERLEILKTLQNIFKIIPTTARTFESYRRTIFWKDFHLGDAVLNFSGTLIRNGEVDRDWESEMKTKYKSIPNLKDIRADFQNFISKNMGEKSPIVKNIENFYVNIYNKSFRENKKISLEVENLVESFKKEQNLNDFYIYKNDASFALIPNFLNKSVGVQHLIDELKPKIVFGAGDNSTDFPFMELSDFYIIPKNSQLDQKLRESF